The sequence below is a genomic window from Monodelphis domestica isolate mMonDom1 chromosome 2, mMonDom1.pri, whole genome shotgun sequence.
AAAGGAGGTTTGGTGCTATTGATAATAGATGCCAAATTATAGCTCAACCTCCACTACCAGAAATAACTGCTTTGTTGGGTTAAATCTAAATCTACAGAATTCAAACTCCTAGCCATCGATACTGAAGGCCTCATTTTAAATAATACAAAGGATAGCAAACTCAGAAGATGGAAGCTCAGTTTTTGCCTAAGGAGCTAAATATCTCATAGCTTTTAATggtgataaggaaaatgagagtaGAGAAGATGATGGTGAAGATGAAatacagataaatataaaaaagccaatcaaaaaaataaaaaatagtggcAAACTTGAGAACAGTCTTTTAAAATTGTGGCTGAAGGaaaatttttttagatattttactTTATcacttatatataataacaattttccacataagttttctaaagctatatatgatccaaattgtttccttctctcccttccactgAGGGAAAACTCTTAAACAATGGATAAAGGGAATTATAAAAGTTAACAGAGAAAGGGAGTTATCAAAAAATAATTGTGATATAAAAAAGACattcataaaactttttttaaaaaacaaagggaaATTCAAGCTCAGGCTACCCAGAGTGATAGAgatccacaaaaagagctgctataaattctttagaatataggttcttttctttttttttttctaatcaccttaggaaaaaaacctaataatgttattgctgggtcaaaaggtatatggTGTTTTATAACTCaatgagcataattccagattgcgttccaccaacagtgtattagtgtccccatttttccacatcccctccaatatttgtccttttttcctcttatcattttagccaatctgataagtgggagatacctcagagttgttttgatttggactTCCCCAGGGCTCCTTTCATTTCAATCTAGCTAGAAATAAAAGCTGAACCAGCTAATGATCACACTGTACAGACACAGAAGTATGGACTAgcattatttgaaaaattaaattcccAAAGTACAGGTATAATTATTTCTAAAGGATATTCCACTACTGTGGAACCACAAGAAATAGCCTTCTTCCTGACAGGAACACAGGAGGAATCCTTGCTAAAATCTCTTATGAAGTCTACCTTGAAACTGATTTGTCTAGCAAGTTCCTTGGCTTCTTCGTCAGCCTGGCTTGAATCACTTCCTGATGATAAAGGCAACAGGGCAATCTTCATTGCTGATCCACATCCCTCACAACAGAAATCTTGTGACCtgataagaaataaagaattctaAAATGATTGCTATCAATTATTTTCCCTTTGAATGGAACAAAAAATAGTTAAGTTTGATTCCAATTCCCTTTTTACCAAGGCACAAACACTGTATAAATAAACttttggtttaaaagaaaaaatattgaaaatcctaccatatatacACTCATATGccttatagattaaaaaaacaaaaaaatattataagtctGAGACACATTTACGTATCgagttagtttttttaaatgtaaatgaatCAGATATGTTTTGTTCTCATATATAAATGGACAAAAGtttggtaaaaaagaaaaaaatcaactataTCCCAGTAAATAATATAAATCCCAGTAAATAAATATATCCTATATTTATAAATGTTGATGCATATTATGTCACCAAATTAGAAAactcaaatataatagacttctaaGACATCTTTTTTAACTTCTTAAGCAAATTTGGTCACCTAAATTTAGATTCAAAAAATTAGCAAACatcattaaatacattttttccaaTTAGAATATTCTTCCTGAGTGATAAAGCCAATATAAACCAAGGCCTTTTCTGTTCCAAAACAAAACTATTtactgtaatatatatatatatatatatatatacacacatatacatatgtatgtatatccccCTCAACCAGATAAGTCCAATAAAaggctttatttttcaaaatcatcAGTAAACAAATTCTCACAAACAAAATACTCTTATATTTACACAGTTACATTCATGACAGAACACAAGTTCATaccaacaaaaatataattttcttaccCACCAGTAAAACTTACCTTCTAGTatacaaatatttctaaaataaagttTCAACCATGTTAGATcccaaaaggtcaaaaataaTTCAGGATTTTCACAACATTAAAAGAGCTTGCtctaggatgatttcagaaagagttggaaaaggCCTTTTATTGACCGATACGTACATCTGTTTTTAGACTACATATTTAATTATCtaactgaaaaacaatatggTTTTGCTCATCTAAAAATGAATGGTCTAATGATGCAAAGTCCCTTCTATCTTTAAATTAAATGATCTATGGCAGACAGAGCATACAAATGgcaatcagaagacctgggataTATCATGAACTACCAAGTAGGCAGTAAATAattatttgctgaattgaatattTTATGAGGTTGTCATCCTTATGTCAAAATCTACTACGATATTTTACATATTGTGGGTGCTAAATGGGGgtcagaggaccttggttcaataTCACTTCTgatgattactagctatgtgacctcagatatgtcAGATAACTTCCTTTTCTTGgttccttgcctgtaaaatgatTGTTTGAGATTGACACTtttggtcccttctagctctaaaagtcTCTGATCCTACAAATTAGTTTCCCCAGGATACGAGTGGTATTGCAATTTTTTCATGTCATGGTGTTGTCTTAGTAACAAGACATATCTTATCAAAATTCATATGTATTACAATCAATTCTTCCCAATTCAAAAATGTTTGAATTTTTGCTAAAGCTTTTTTTTAGTACCCAGTGAAAAAAACTATGCCATTTTCTGGATTATGATGACAGCATACTTATTATTTGTagacttgaaatttttttttcccagcctTAGAACTgcccttcttttcattttacaaaatcaaCTGAAATGAAATCTAGATATCAGAATTTCTTTAGTCTTTGACTGAGGGGGCAGGTGAAATTTAAGAGCAAAAGTTTGTGTATTTATCAGCTTAACTATTCTATCAGGTTTCTATTACATTTGACTGCAACTTTATGAAAAACTTTATACTCCTGGAAAGAATCTAACAGCACCTCACTAAGAAGTTTTGTCAATAAGACATCAGACCACTTACTGTAACTTTTGTATGAAGTTAATTAAATAATACTTTGAGATTTAAGAATGAATCACAGCACATGGagttaaaatgaaattaagaaaaaaatcaagcaatattTCTTCAAAGTACATGCTTTGTGGATTTGGAAAACAACTTGATACTAGATAAGGAATAAAATGTAAGCTACTCACTTTTTGGCAAGTGCTCTTCTTTCCTCAGGTGAGTAGTCTAGAGATCCTATAGCACCCTCTCCTTTTGTTGGCATAAATCCAATGATGGCTAACAATGCTGTTCTGACTGAAACGAACAACCCAACATTTAATTTATATGCAAAGTTAAAAAGCATTAAATTCCCACCACTGGAACAAAAACTCAACTTCTTAGGCTCACATGATAAAATACTTAAGTAAAACAAGATAGCCCTAATACTCCCATCCAGTATTTGTTTAACAGCAAATGTGCaaaactgaactgaatttttttcatttttttgctatCCAACATTTAATTTAGCATAGCTATCATTTTAATCTCAGAAGAAAATCATTAACTACAAACTGACTAAAAAATCCTTTAAACTAGATtaattacaacaacaacaaaaaaactggtACTCACTACTCCATGAAGGCTGCCAAGTTTCAGGATGATGCCCTGAGATGCTCAAACAAATTTTCTTGCCTACTTCAAACCTTCCATTAGCCTTAaagataaaaacatttatatttgtCACAAACATGTTTCAAATAATATTACTCTAACTTTTATCTTAGAAGTtgcttttaacaatttttaaaatatttaattggacttgtaaaaatataatgaattcatGAGTATTTACTTAGCTCCTAACAGCATCTATTGCTATCTATGTTAGGCTCTATCTAGggacacaaataaaaaatatgattccTGCTCTATGCTAAGCTGGAGATATAAATTTGGGAGTCAGAACTATAGAAATTTGAACCTCAGATCCTTTAGAAACTGGAAGCAACTTCCTACCATTAAATCCCATCCCCTTCCTCTATCTCTTAAGGATAAGGAGATAATGAGACTCAAGAGGGAAGCAAGTTATCCATGTCAGCACAACCAGCTAATGGCAAAACTAAGTAAAaatcagatctcctgactcctggtccaatATCTTTAACACTTCTACTACATTAGTCATCTATGAAGAGATGCTAATTGAAGTTGCACTGATGGATGAACTGAGGGAATAATTACATAAAAAGCAGAGCTCAAGACAGAACATTGGGACATAACAACTGGTAGGGTCTGgcaagaagcagcagcagcagcaaaggaAGCAGTGTAGAAAAACAGAAGGTTATAAAAGGTACACTGACAGGAGTccatcaaccaatcaacaaacatttaaaaactgGGTCTACTGATTCCTAGCCCAGTGCCTTTACAATTCTGAAAGGTGTGATCGTATCTTAAAGTGCACTTTAAGCTACCAAGCTTAAGAACTGGTGAAGAAGGGGAAAATTAAAGGAGTATCTTATTTCAAGTTATTATCTTCATCTTTACCAGATGTTTAGAACTTTACTTTTAACATATATTCCCTTTAAGTAATTaatataattctttattttttaaagatatttttccatgtttccatgattcattttctttccacctctcttccttccctgctcccagatccgacaagcaattctactgggaaattaatataattcttgATAGGATACAAGTATTTCTACTGATATCTGTAACAATTTGGACAGTTCTCATCATCATTTAATTCACAATATATAACCAACTGCTGCTATCAGTGTTGCCGAGTTGCCCAGCCCTAGAATATCCATactatctccctctttcttcttcataCCCTCTCCTCCATCCTACCCACTCATCAATACATTCAGAGCTTAAATCTTAGAGGATATATTCAAGAGGAATTCAGAGTGAGTAGTACTCGGGGCCACAGTTAGTACCATAGTTCAGTTTAGTTAAATAATCTTTGGTAAGTTGACATGGGAAAATACATTCAGAAGTTTCACCTCTCAAATACTGAAACCACCTGGGTATCTCATTGATTGTGAAGTGCCCTCCAACAACACTGATTATCAACTAATCCATGCCTGCCTAACCTATGATTACTCTTGTCCATATTCTCCCACAATGGGAGACTCCACTTAATATGCTGAAGgtcttccttgctttctcctcACAATTAAGGGGAATTAGCAGAATATTCTATTAACCATCATCCTTCATTATTATCACATGATTAGaccatcttctcttcctatcaTACAATTCCTGATCTTCTTCAGAGTCCTTAATTAGTTATATGTTTGTAGCCTTTTCATGCCTACAGTCTATTTCTTCACTGCCTACTATGTGATACTCATTCTTGGTTTTTTGGAGGCAGTTATATTCCATGTCTTGCAGTCATATAGCAGTACAAAtagaacattaattttttaaatggactttTGCTTTCATGCAATCTCCCCAAAGTAATCCAGcccacttttctttcctcttcaactTTGAAGCCATGAACAAACTTTTTAGGATGTTCACCCAAATGCAGGTTGAAATTTGTAATAACAAACTTTATTCACTTGGTTTTTCTTGTGTAAATGGACAGGCCTAACTCCTTCAAGTGATTTCAGATATTTTCCAGGAAAGCCCTACAATTTTCTGGGGTTTCTCAGGAGAACACACTATCATCCACAAACAGAAACTAAAGAACCATCCACAAGGAATCCCTCTCCGAATTAAATTGTGATCTAGATCTCCCCCTATCATCCTTATCAGGCATGGGTTTTCCTCTTTTATATTTCACTGATGCTTACTATCAAAAGGCTATTAGAAAAgtgtcatttgtttttctatctttcaAAGAATCTTAAATGATTTTAATGTATGGATATGAGAAACTTTGTTGTAAAAGAGCCAATAAGGCTTTTGCTCTACCAAATCAAAATTTTTCATCAATAAGTAATCATTTGATCTTATATTTTCTACATCTTTcagttaattgggaaatggcaaaGATATGGTCCATGGCTGACTATAGCTTGAGAAAACTTGCTTATTTTCAATTAGGAACTTCATCAAGACTCATCTTCATCAAAAACATTCAGaatcataaaaaaatatattatatcatgACAACAATGAAATGTATGgagagaataaaaaatgaaattgaattctaATGACTAAACCTGAAAAACACCTCCCTCTTCATTGGAAAGGTGGATAAATATAGTTGGATCATACAAGTGTGTGAAATTAAGTACAAGATTACATCCAGGCAGCAAGAGGGAGCCAACTGAGTTTGCTGAGTAAGGAAGTGGCacatgagctgagccttgaaaaaaGGTAGCGAATATAAGAGATAACAAAAAGGTGTACTCTAGGGTCTAGCAAGAATATAAATAGTAGATGAAGAGAGGCAAAGAAAACTCTTTCTAATGGTCTCTCTGGCTatttgttgtccagtcatttcagctgtatctgactcttcatgaccttactGGAGGTtcttctggcaaagatactagaacggtttgccatttccttttccagattattttataggtaaggaactgaggcaaacagggttaagtgacttgcccaggtcacatagctaataaatatctgaggctagatatgaattcagaaaggtgaatcttcctgactacaggttgGACATTCTTATCAACTGCACAACTTAGCTGCCTCCTCTGATTATTTAGGTGGCTGGTAATAAGGGGGTAATAAGGGCTTAGAAACAGAagagaagccttttttttttttaaatcataaaggTTTTCAGTAGTTTTCTATGACttgggaggaggtggggaagaCTAAGCTtaagatttcattggtataaagaTCTCCAAAGATGGCAACTACTTCCACCAATACAGATCAACAATTTGATCAATTAGTTTAGGGAGTTGCCGGTCTCTCACAGAGCGCTTACgtaacttgcccaagttcacataatTTTATATGTCAAAAGTAGAACTTGAACACATCCTCTATCCATTCATTCTGCTTCGCTTTCTGATGTTTCTTCTGTTAAATCAACTCCTTTGACTTCTGGGATCATCTCCTGCTGGTTCACTGTTTATAAACAAACTAGATCTGAAGAACAGACAAGAGGTTCCTTTATTGAGCACTGAGTGCTCAATATATTATTAGATGCCTCAGTTTTGAAAGAATTTCTTGGGCAAAACTATGACCCTAAGATGTCACTGACCATGGTCAGGGGGTCTAGAACCCAAGGGCAGAATTTGACTGGGGCTCtaatatattacataattaaAGTAACTATAATTACCTTGGCTAATACACTCTGGAATACTAAATCAGAGCATGTCAAAATTGTTTGCcaaaatatatgtgatatatgctTTGCATAAATTTTGTTCAACTTTAAATCTtcctaaatttaaaatatatattaaacttttaaaagaaatctatatCTCACCATGTAATACAAAAATTATGTGAGCTACTTATTAAAATAATCAAGATATCCTAATTACTTAACAAACAAATGAATTCTTAAAATCTAAGTGTACTTACCGTTAACAGAATAATGCTGGGTGGTTTCATAGGATATTCTGGTGGTAGCACTATTCGTCCATGATAAACTCCTCCATCAAAATCAGAATCTGGGGGACCCCTAACAGTGAAGTGCCATTCAAAAAGGTTATCCTAAACAAAACAATCATATATGACTATGAAACATTATCAAAAAGATGTGGACAAGTTCatccaaaataaatatattatgatGCTTTtactagaaaataaaaatatgcacAATAGCCTACTTCTAGAATATACCAGTCCATATTTAAGATTACTGTTTAACAATGAAAAGGTACTCAAGTTTATCTCTGAACCAAAGATACCTATAACctttaatttataaaacaaaataatgatagttattattatttttttaattctttctgtcttataatcaatacaagGCAAAATagtgttaagggctaagcaataggggtttaagtgacctgcccaaagtcacacagctagaaattgtctgagaccagatttgagtccaggcctgactctctttccactaaaccatctaactgccccaataATTATCATTACTGGTGGTTGCTAATGTAGTACCCAGGTTCTGGTGTCCATGACTGATAGGAAAGCCACCAATAACAGAATGTGTAAAGGTAATGACTCTTTCTAAGTGCTTCAATATTATCAGATTACCATCTATAATATAACCCAACAAATGAAGTAAGTTTGATACTAGTGAAGGGTGATGtgatctatcaatcaatcaacaaacttttggttaagtgccttctatgtcaAGTGTCTTCTTAGTTCCTAATGTcatagagtttacattctatctaGAGAGtaatgtagatagatagatagatagatagatagatagatagatagatagatagatagatagatagatagagatagacacCAAGTAATTTGGAAGTAGGGGAAATTAGGAGCTGGAGAACAGGAAAAGCCTTATATACATATTAGCATCtaaagaaacttgaaggaagctataGACTAAAAGGTAGAGAAGTACAGAAGGAATGCATTCCAATCATTAGGGACAGTGAGTACAAAGACACAAACAGCAGAACAGAATGTCATGTGAAGAGTATAGAGATTATCAAGAGTCAGAATCCTTTCTTAAATTATAATCTTGCCTAAGAGCTAAATGGTTGTATCCTAGCAAAGACCTCAACTTCAATTACCAATACGTGAAACCTAAATTTACCATTCCAGAATGAAAGGAGACAATGTTTGATAACATTTTAACAActaatacaattttttttcatttaaagtatAAGAAGCTTCTGAATCTGCTGCTATAACTTCATAATACATGCTACCAAGAACCTTTTCTGGGTCCTCTTATCTCCACATACTATCTCTCCTGGTGACTTCATCAGATCTCATGAGTCAATTGTAATTTCAAATATAATACCTATATACCCAGTCCTAATCTCTCACCTATACACCAATTCCAAAGCATCAACTGCCTATTAGACTTCTCCAACTAGGTATCCTCTCTCAAATTCAACTTTTCCAAAACATAACTcattataattttcataaaaatcaatCCCTCTCCCTAAACTTACCTTTTTTCAGTCATTAGCACCACTATCCTTATGGACACCACCCAAGTGCAGAAACTCAGAACCATTCTTAATTCCTCCCTCTACTTTACCCCAAATAGCAAATCTGCCAAGTTCTATCCATTCTATCTTCACAGTAGCTCTCTCCACCCGAggtcagaccctcatcaccttgCTCTTGGATCACTGCAACAAGTATTCCCTCTCCAATCTTTTCTCCATCCAATTGCCAAACTGACTTTTCTAAAATCAGATATGACTATATCACTCTCTATTCAATACACCCTAGTTACTTCATATTACTTGAAGAATTAAAACAAACACTTCTTTTGGCATTCTATTCCTTTCACAACCTTTTCAGGGAAAaacataaattcttccttctcaCATACAATATAGTACAGTCAAACTGcccttagttttttggtttttttttggggggggggtgcttttttttttctcatacatgATTTTCTATCTCCCATATCTCCATGCTTTGCACTGGCTATccaccatgcctagaatgcattcATTCTCTCCTTGCTTCTGCCTCTGAGAATTCCTAGTTTCTCCAACAGCATCTTATGTAGAATTACTTGACTTTGCTTAATGAGATAAAAAGTCTTACTTTAGTCCTTTTAGCCCATTTGGCTTTCCCCTTAATAATGttatttcatagaatcacagaatttgggaATTAGAAGGAATCACAACAGTAATTTAGTCCAGCCCTTCACAAAAGGAATCCCCACTCTCATATATCCATCAAGTGATCATTAAGTCTCTGAAGACTGGCAATTATTGGGAAGCTGGCATCTCCTAAAGcaacccccccccctccactttGGGACAGTTCCAATGTTAGATTGGAGGTCTATGACCTTGGATCATTCTGtgatatattctctctctctctctctctctctctctctctctctctctctctctctctctctctctctctctctctctgtatatatatatatatatatatatatatatatatctttatttttaaaagagtctaTGAAATACATTCTTAAGGGAAAAGCTAAACATATAAAAAGTACTAAACTAAGACCGATCTCAACAAGCAAAGCCAAGTAATTCTAGATAAAATGCtattaaagaaaagtaaatttcATTCAGTTATTAAAAATGGTTATTAAAACACTAAAGAGACCTAAAAATGTGAAAGAGCTTACATAAAAAGTCAAGCATTTCAGGCCTCAAGTCCCAATTCCACACTCAtgaactatgtgatcttggagaagtcatttaactttcaagTCTATTACTTTACTCTATAAAACAGGTAAGACATTACTGATCTCCCAGGAGTGTTAGGTGGAAAGTGCTCTGTAAAAGATCAAGCCCTCTATAAATGTAAGCAACTTGAGTTATTACAGTTACAGGAAAACTCACCTCTAAAGGCTGAGCATGGTAGTGATCTGTAGGATCTTTCAATTCTGCTGCTTCTTTCATTAAACGTTTGACAGctgaaataaaattttggaaattAATACAAGGATCTTTAAAATACCTCCAAAAGTCTCTCAGTACTGAAAATAATGCAAAGACCTATGCAAAGAGCTCCTGTTTCAACTGAAAATCTAGTTTAGCTCATGACAATGGAACCAAGTAATATCATGTAAGGAAGAATGGTAGTCGTGAATTTAAAATCAAAAAAGATCATACAGCTTTCTTATAGGTCTTAACACATTTATATCAGGAAGAAATGTCAAATTACTAgaatgtgatttcatcagtatggacACTCCCAATCTACAAAGATGAATTTGAGAACCACACCTTCTTACATAATTTTCATAATTTCCAATGTTGGAAAAACTCAATGGCCAACATTCTATTGATTCTTCTAATTTAACAAGTAAGCACCCTAATTTAACTAAGttgattttcagattttttttaaaaaaacatacttCTAGGACAATCTTTTTTTACGCCCTTGCATTCTGGAAGAATTTTCACTAATTTTGCTTTCAAAAACTTCCTACTAcatgaagagacagaaaagataGCATATTTTATAGAAAGTCTCATAATATAGTCCTCCCTTAATATCTATAACTAAAATCAACTTATTTTGCTAAGAATGCTTCTGAAAATTTACACAGAAAGAACTAGACAAAAATgatataaacaagcagttttcagaagaaataaaaactatccatagtcatatttaaaaaacaattctaaatcaattttgcttaggaaaaatggaaattaaaacaactctgaggtactactctcacaactatcagattagctaatatgtcagaaaaaggatacatgttggaggagatgtacgaaaattgggacattaatgcactattggtaTTCAACCATTATAGAGAGCAATTTgggattatgcccaaagggctataaaactgtatatagcCTTTGAcgcagaaataccactactaggtctgtattccaaagataccaaaaaaaaaggaaaagaacctacatgtacaaaagtatttataccAGCTTttcttgtggtagcaaagaactagaaaatgaaaggatatccatcaattggggaagggttggtatatgattgtgatggaatacatactattgtactctaagaaatgatgaataggatgctttcagaaaaacctagaaagatgtTTCTGAATTTATGAAaactgaagtaagcagaatcaagaaaactttGTATGCAGCATGTTTAGATGTAGCTACAGAAGCAAAGTGGGTTGGAACATTTGAAGTTCTACTAACTATTCCAAGTGCAATCAAAGTAGCAGAGAAAAATTCGTGGATCCATTGTTCACACACTAAACTTGATAACACACCAATATTGAAAATCAAAGTGAAACTACTGATAACAAAGAAAGTGCTGAGAACAGAAATCAATTAGAAACATTAGATATAGATCACAATACAACAAAAGTTCCAGAAACAGTTCCAGAAGAAGACTAGACCATCAGTCAAATATTAGACAACCGGCAACATGTAACAAAGAAGATACCAGCCTAGAGGAAAGGATCAGAAAAAAAGCTGCAAGACAAGAGGAATACAAATTTTTGAAAAGCTGGAACAGCAAAGACACTGAACTTTGTAAATACTTATAAATAAGAAGTGGACAGATGGTAACCGGGACTTATGTAAGAATAGTGTGGCGTTAgcacaaaaacacaaaataatttcacatattagggaacaTGCAACATATACATACAATAGAAGAGACACATCAAGCAACATGAAAAGAGGAAGTCTGAAAAACAGATTTAAGTATCTCATGCAACATTACATATAAAGAACAAACACAAATCaaaactgattcttttttttttacctcatgtAGATAAACAAGTCTTATTATTGCAATAATGCAAAATGTGTAAATACTAAGCTAGATGCATAAGGTCTTAatcaagagggaaaaaacaatccATTATTCTCTGTGATTAACATCAGGAAATAGGAAATTGCATAATTGTTGTATATTTGTACATACTTCCTGTAAAAACTGTACATACATGTAACATAGGTTTGTAATTGTAGATATAGGGTTTATGTATATTGTATCTAGATAATTGTAATTGTGTAGCATAGAATGTACATAATGTATATAGATCATGAATAGGGCAGCTTAGGAAAGTTAGAATAATATCTTGTAACAGTTTAGTGTTAAGGTTAAGGCTTAAGGTAGTGAAGTGATAGATAATTAAGTTTATTAGCAATACAATTTGAACTGCAGTAGAAGAACACTTTCTTTAAGGAAGTTCGATGTAATAGCAATAGCTGGAAATCATGTTAATGGAAGTTTTAGAGTTAGATTGTTTTTGCAAGGTGATAACATAAGATAGAAAATTGTATTCGTTTAGGATTGCAAGAATAGTTAATAGCAATAGTAATGTTGATTTTTTATATGTTACTGTGTTACAACACTTGACTTCATTTTCTGTAATCATTTTTGTAAACCCCAAAATTCCTTACCCAAACACCTTTCCTAGAAAATGTCTTAATTTAGGTTAGTTAATTAGGAATCTAGCATAGCATAGCgtaagaaagggtttttttattattttgtgggGAGTAGATTAGGAAATAGTATAAGGTAAATAAGTGGTAATCATATTCATGATAATGACCTTGGTTAGGTCATCTTGTGAAAGGGGATGATTTTAAGTGGGGTTTTGCACAGAGAAGAGGTGGAATGTTGAGGAGAAGCATGAGTGACAACTAAGGACAGTTAGAAGATTGAAGagcagaaactgctgggaaaaaaatTGTCTTGGGGGAGGAGTTCATTCCTGAAACCTGACCAGGAGGGAGCTCTTTGCCACCTGAGGAGGAGATACCCACCTTTCCCAAAGGATTTCCCTACCTCATCCTTTGCCCTCAACTCTGTGGATTATTCTTGAATCTCTGTGACAAATCTTAAGTGGACTTGACAGGACTTTCAGCTACCCAAAAGGGTTTTGCCCTCTAAGGAAAGCTGGATCAGT
It includes:
- the UBE2J1 gene encoding ubiquitin-conjugating enzyme E2 J1 isoform X2; this translates as METRYNLKSPAVKRLMKEAAELKDPTDHYHAQPLEDNLFEWHFTVRGPPDSDFDGGVYHGRIVLPPEYPMKPPSIILLTANGRFEVGKKICLSISGHHPETWQPSWSIRTALLAIIGFMPTKGEGAIGSLDYSPEERRALAKKSQDFCCEGCGSAMKIALLPLSSGSDSSQADEEAKELARQISFKEQKSLADTYKLNKIVSLRCQAEVNSSVKPSLTDLNHSFSLSEPQQEDSPETILQDTTASTSNITATALQEPPQTVSKNTSMSPRQRRAQQQSQRRTSISPDVQVQQPRANPNTDHTGSAVLIIILTLALAALIFRRIYLANEYIFDFEL
- the UBE2J1 gene encoding ubiquitin-conjugating enzyme E2 J1 isoform X4 gives rise to the protein METRYNLKSPAVKRLMKEAAELKDPTDHYHAQPLEDNLFEWHFTVRGPPDSDFDGGVYHGRIVLPPEYPMKPPSIILLTANGRFEVGKKICLSISGHHPETWQPSWSIRTALLAIIGFMPTKGEGAIGSLDYSPEERRALAKKSQDFCCEGCGSAMKIALLPLSSGSDSSQADEEAKELARQISFKAEVNSSVKPSLTDLNHSFSLSEPQQEDSPETILQDTTASTSNITATALQEPPQTVSKNTSMSPRQRRAQQQSQRRTSISPDVQVQQPRANPNTDHTGSAVLIIILTLALAALIFRRIYLANEYIFDFEL
- the UBE2J1 gene encoding ubiquitin-conjugating enzyme E2 J1 isoform X1; the encoded protein is METRYNLKSPAVKRLMKEAAELKDPTDHYHAQPLEDNLFEWHFTVRGPPDSDFDGGVYHGRIVLPPEYPMKPPSIILLTANGRFEVGKKICLSISGHHPETWQPSWSIRTALLAIIGFMPTKGEGAIGSLDYSPEERRALAKKSQDFCCEGCGSAMKIALLPLSSGSDSSQADEEAKELARQISFKEQKSLADTYKLNKIVSLRCQAEVNSSVKPSLTDLNHSFSLSEPQQEDSPETILQDTTASTSYDSQNITATALQEPPQTVSKNTSMSPRQRRAQQQSQRRTSISPDVQVQQPRANPNTDHTGSAVLIIILTLALAALIFRRIYLANEYIFDFEL
- the UBE2J1 gene encoding ubiquitin-conjugating enzyme E2 J1 isoform X3, giving the protein METRYNLKSPAVKRLMKEAAELKDPTDHYHAQPLEDNLFEWHFTVRGPPDSDFDGGVYHGRIVLPPEYPMKPPSIILLTANGRFEVGKKICLSISGHHPETWQPSWSIRTALLAIIGFMPTKGEGAIGSLDYSPEERRALAKKSQDFCCEGCGSAMKIALLPLSSGSDSSQADEEAKELARQISFKAEVNSSVKPSLTDLNHSFSLSEPQQEDSPETILQDTTASTSYDSQNITATALQEPPQTVSKNTSMSPRQRRAQQQSQRRTSISPDVQVQQPRANPNTDHTGSAVLIIILTLALAALIFRRIYLANEYIFDFEL